A region of Pempheris klunzingeri isolate RE-2024b chromosome 15, fPemKlu1.hap1, whole genome shotgun sequence DNA encodes the following proteins:
- the amph gene encoding amphiphysin isoform X2 yields MAEIKTGIFAKNVQKRLNRAQEKVLQKLGKADETKDEQFEQVVINFRRQESEGSRLQREMRAYMSAIKGMQQASINLAQSLHEVYEPDWHGKDDVMIIGKDCDALWEDFHNKLVDSTLLNLDSYLQQFPDLKVRVAKRSRKLIDYDSARHHVETLQVAGIKNDRKMMKAEDELRKAQKVFDELNVGLQDELPTLWDSRVGFYIGTFKSVTSLEARFHREISLVCRQLYEVMTKLAEQHSDKMFTIQGAPSDSGPLRLARTPSPPEDESPPESPDASSNHMLRPISPGPPRPKSPTQGPPIPPPPKVTPTKEVAEEQIIDLFGGEFLPAPSPSQPNERPGESLLDLDFDAFQPDESVSPIPQTAVPWDMWSANAQAAQPVSDAFNGFSQDATAPSFFADFDKMLTLGSPDSQLGDVPPADGTSPGEAVPSEKMPIPSVVIEPASSNEGDDDRDADIISPTTISDNGVTAENQTIKHMSPAGGVSGLPDDFLYKVETMHDFEAANSDELELKRGDVVLVFPTASVEDQDAGWLTGIKESDWLTLGAGAQKGLFPENFTQRLV; encoded by the exons ATGGCGGAAATCAAAACGGGAATCTTCGCTAAAAACGTGCAGAAACGTCTGAACCGCGCGCAAGAGAAG GTGCTGCAGAAGCTGGGAAAAGCAGACGAGACCAAAGATGAGCAGTTTGAACAAGTGGTCATCAACTTCAGGAGGCAGGAG TCTGAAGGCTCTCGGCTACAGAGGGAGATGAGGGCCTACATGTCTGCCATTAAAG GAATGCAGCAGGCTTCCATCAACCTGGCACAGTCACTGCATGAAGTCTATGAACCAGACTGGCATGGAAAAGACGACGTCATGATCATCGGGAAG GACTgtgatgcattgtgggaagACTTCCACAACAAACTGGTGGACTCAACGCTGTTGAACTTGGACTCGTACCTACAGCAGTTTCCAGACCTCAAA GTGCGTGTGGCCAAACGAAGTCGGAAACTTATCGACTACGACAGCGCTCGTCATCATGTCGAAACTCTGCAGGTGGCAGGAATAAAGAATGACCGcaagatgatgaag GCAGAAGACGAGTTGAGAAAGGCTCAGAAAGTGTTTGATGAGCTGAACGTCGGCCTGCAGGATGAACTGCCGACTCTGTGGGACAG CCGGGTGGGCTTCTACATCGGCACCTTCAAGAGTGTGACAAGTCTGGAGGCCAGATTTCACCGTGAGATCTCCCTG GTATGTAGGCAGCTGTATGAAGTGATGACCAAACTGGCGGAGCAGCACTCTGACAAAATGTTCACCATCCAAGGAGCTCCGAG CGATTCAGGACCACTGCGACTCGCCAGAACCCCATCACCACCAGAAGATGAGAGTCCACCTGAGAGTCCAGACGCCAGCTCCAATCACATGCTCCGCCCCATCTCACCTGGACCCCCACGGCCCAAATCCCCCACACAG GGACCGCCCATACCTCCCCCACCAAAGGTCACACCCACCAAGGAGGTGGCAGAGGAGCAGATCATCGACCTGTTTGGAGGAGAATTTTTACCTGCACCATCACCTTCGCAG CCCAATGAGCGACCAGGAGAATCTCTTCTCGATCTGGACTTTGATGCGTTTCAGCCAGATGAAAGTGTTTCGCCGATACCACAG ACAGCTGTGCCTTGGGATATGTGGTCG GCAAATGCCCAAGCTGCTCAACCT GTGTCCGATGCTTTTAATGGATTTTCACAG GATGCCACTGCCCCATCATTTTTTGCTGATTTTGATAAGATG TTGACTCTTGGATCTCCAGACTCTCAGCTTGGTGAT GTTCCTCCGGCTGATGGAACCTCTCCAGGTGAAGCAGTTCCATCG GAAAAGATGCCAATTCCCTCTGTGGTGATTGAGCCTGCCTCCAGcaatgaaggtgatgatgaccGTGATGCTGACATCATCTCCCCTACCACCATCAGTGACAATGGTGTGACAGCTGAAAACCAGACCATCAAACACATGAGTCCAGCTGGTGGAGTATCCGGACTCCCTGATGACTTTCTCTATAAG GTGGAGACGATGCATGACTTTGAGGCTGCAAATTCGGATGAACTTGAACTGAAGAGAGGTGATGTGGTGTTGGTGTTTCCCACTGCTTCAGTAGAGGATCAG GATGCTGGCTGGCTCACGGGGATCAAAGAAAGTGACTGGTTAACACTTGGAGCTGGTGCTCAAAAAGGACTTTTCCCAGAAAACTTTACCCAGCGTTTGGTGTAA
- the inhbab gene encoding inhibin subunit beta Ab isoform X1: MFSLFAVFFVAVTLLVDASPMVSPAPEVDVTSQLQEGTLSSDCPSCFLSQMRRNSSSLGGQSDMVEAVKRHILNMLHLSTRPNLTQPVPRAALLNAIKKLHVGHVTEDGSVEIQEDGKGPKASTPPEPRSEIITFAEPGDSPNMVTFDITWDGDGSSMVEQANVWIFLRVSKGNRLKGKVMLRLLQLHHKDDDDDNEEEKEECISEKMVDTRRSGWHTLTVSRSIQTLLDGGSSTLSLRVSCPLCAEAGATPVLVPADGERGGGRGQSHRPFLMMVLRAREEATQRRVKRGLECDGKIHVCCKRQFYVNFKDIGWNDWIIAPSGYHANYCEGDCPNHMASISSSSLSFHSTVINHYRMRGYSPFQNIKSCCVPTRLRAMSMLYYNEEQKIIKKDIENMIVEECGCS, translated from the exons ATGTtctctctgtttgctgtgtTCTTCGTGGCTGTCACTCTTCTTGTTGACGCCTCACCAATGgtctctccagctccagaggTCGATGTGACGTCTCAGCTCCAGGAGGGGACGCTGTCCTCAGATTGTCCGTCCTGCTTCCTGTCTCAGATGAGGAGAAACTCATCTTCATTGGGCGGACAGAGCGACATGGTGGAAGCAGTGAAGCGTCACATCCTCAACATGCTGCACCTGAGCACTCGGCCCAATTTGACGCAGCCAGTCCCTCGCGCTGCACTGCTCAATGCCATCAAGAAGCTGCACGTTGGCCACGTGACCGAAGACGGCAGTGTGGAGATCCAGGAGGACGGTAAGGGTCCCAAGGCATCAACGCCACCTGAGCCACGATCCGAAATCATCACCTTCGCCGAGCCAG GAGACTCACCCAACATGGTGACCTTTGACATCACTTGGGACGGTGACGGCTCGTCTATGGTGGAACAGGCAAACGTCTGGATCTTCCTGAGGGTGTCGAAGGGAAACCGATTGAAAGGTAAAGTGAtgctgcggctgctgcagcttcatcacaaggatgatgatgatgacaatgaggaggagaaggaggagtgtaTTTCAGAGAAGATGGTGGACACTCGTCGCAGTGGCTGGCACACCCTCACCGTCTCTCGCAGCATTCAGACTCTGTTGGATGGCGGCAGCAGCACGCTCAGCCTGCGGGTTTCCTGCCCGCTATGCGCCGAGGCTGGAGCCACACCCGTCCTGGTGCCTGCTGACGGCGAGAGAGGTGGAGGGCGAGGTCAGTCACACCGACCGTTTCTCATGATGGTGCTGCGAGCTCGAGAGGAGGCCACTCAGCGACGAGTCAAACGAGGTCTGGAGTGCGATGGGAAAATACACGTTTGTTGCAAACGACAGTTTTATGTGAACTTCAAAGACATTGGCTGGAATGACTGGATTATCGCTCCGTCTGGTTACCATGCCAACTACTGTGAGGGTGACTGTCCAAACCATATGGCAAGCATTAGcagttcttctctctccttccattcAACAGTCATCAATCATTATCGTATGAGGGGCTACAGCCCATTTCAAAACATCAAGTCATGCTGTGTGCCGACGAGGCTGCGCGCCATGTCGATGCTCTACTACAACGAAGAGCAGAAGATCATCAAGAAAGACATCGAAAACATGATAGTGGAGGAGTGCGGCTGCTCATAA
- the inhbab gene encoding inhibin subunit beta Ab isoform X2 has protein sequence MFSLFAVFFVAVTLLVDASPMEGTLSSDCPSCFLSQMRRNSSSLGGQSDMVEAVKRHILNMLHLSTRPNLTQPVPRAALLNAIKKLHVGHVTEDGSVEIQEDGKGPKASTPPEPRSEIITFAEPGDSPNMVTFDITWDGDGSSMVEQANVWIFLRVSKGNRLKGKVMLRLLQLHHKDDDDDNEEEKEECISEKMVDTRRSGWHTLTVSRSIQTLLDGGSSTLSLRVSCPLCAEAGATPVLVPADGERGGGRGQSHRPFLMMVLRAREEATQRRVKRGLECDGKIHVCCKRQFYVNFKDIGWNDWIIAPSGYHANYCEGDCPNHMASISSSSLSFHSTVINHYRMRGYSPFQNIKSCCVPTRLRAMSMLYYNEEQKIIKKDIENMIVEECGCS, from the exons ATGTtctctctgtttgctgtgtTCTTCGTGGCTGTCACTCTTCTTGTTGACGCCTCACCAATG GAGGGGACGCTGTCCTCAGATTGTCCGTCCTGCTTCCTGTCTCAGATGAGGAGAAACTCATCTTCATTGGGCGGACAGAGCGACATGGTGGAAGCAGTGAAGCGTCACATCCTCAACATGCTGCACCTGAGCACTCGGCCCAATTTGACGCAGCCAGTCCCTCGCGCTGCACTGCTCAATGCCATCAAGAAGCTGCACGTTGGCCACGTGACCGAAGACGGCAGTGTGGAGATCCAGGAGGACGGTAAGGGTCCCAAGGCATCAACGCCACCTGAGCCACGATCCGAAATCATCACCTTCGCCGAGCCAG GAGACTCACCCAACATGGTGACCTTTGACATCACTTGGGACGGTGACGGCTCGTCTATGGTGGAACAGGCAAACGTCTGGATCTTCCTGAGGGTGTCGAAGGGAAACCGATTGAAAGGTAAAGTGAtgctgcggctgctgcagcttcatcacaaggatgatgatgatgacaatgaggaggagaaggaggagtgtaTTTCAGAGAAGATGGTGGACACTCGTCGCAGTGGCTGGCACACCCTCACCGTCTCTCGCAGCATTCAGACTCTGTTGGATGGCGGCAGCAGCACGCTCAGCCTGCGGGTTTCCTGCCCGCTATGCGCCGAGGCTGGAGCCACACCCGTCCTGGTGCCTGCTGACGGCGAGAGAGGTGGAGGGCGAGGTCAGTCACACCGACCGTTTCTCATGATGGTGCTGCGAGCTCGAGAGGAGGCCACTCAGCGACGAGTCAAACGAGGTCTGGAGTGCGATGGGAAAATACACGTTTGTTGCAAACGACAGTTTTATGTGAACTTCAAAGACATTGGCTGGAATGACTGGATTATCGCTCCGTCTGGTTACCATGCCAACTACTGTGAGGGTGACTGTCCAAACCATATGGCAAGCATTAGcagttcttctctctccttccattcAACAGTCATCAATCATTATCGTATGAGGGGCTACAGCCCATTTCAAAACATCAAGTCATGCTGTGTGCCGACGAGGCTGCGCGCCATGTCGATGCTCTACTACAACGAAGAGCAGAAGATCATCAAGAAAGACATCGAAAACATGATAGTGGAGGAGTGCGGCTGCTCATAA
- the amph gene encoding amphiphysin isoform X1 has protein sequence MAEIKTGIFAKNVQKRLNRAQEKVLQKLGKADETKDEQFEQVVINFRRQESEGSRLQREMRAYMSAIKGMQQASINLAQSLHEVYEPDWHGKDDVMIIGKDCDALWEDFHNKLVDSTLLNLDSYLQQFPDLKVRVAKRSRKLIDYDSARHHVETLQVAGIKNDRKMMKAEDELRKAQKVFDELNVGLQDELPTLWDSRVGFYIGTFKSVTSLEARFHREISLVCRQLYEVMTKLAEQHSDKMFTIQGAPSDSGPLRLARTPSPPEDESPPESPDASSNHMLRPISPGPPRPKSPTQLKKGPPIPPPPKVTPTKEVAEEQIIDLFGGEFLPAPSPSQPNERPGESLLDLDFDAFQPDESVSPIPQTAVPWDMWSANAQAAQPVSDAFNGFSQDATAPSFFADFDKMLTLGSPDSQLGDVPPADGTSPGEAVPSEKMPIPSVVIEPASSNEGDDDRDADIISPTTISDNGVTAENQTIKHMSPAGGVSGLPDDFLYKVETMHDFEAANSDELELKRGDVVLVFPTASVEDQDAGWLTGIKESDWLTLGAGAQKGLFPENFTQRLV, from the exons ATGGCGGAAATCAAAACGGGAATCTTCGCTAAAAACGTGCAGAAACGTCTGAACCGCGCGCAAGAGAAG GTGCTGCAGAAGCTGGGAAAAGCAGACGAGACCAAAGATGAGCAGTTTGAACAAGTGGTCATCAACTTCAGGAGGCAGGAG TCTGAAGGCTCTCGGCTACAGAGGGAGATGAGGGCCTACATGTCTGCCATTAAAG GAATGCAGCAGGCTTCCATCAACCTGGCACAGTCACTGCATGAAGTCTATGAACCAGACTGGCATGGAAAAGACGACGTCATGATCATCGGGAAG GACTgtgatgcattgtgggaagACTTCCACAACAAACTGGTGGACTCAACGCTGTTGAACTTGGACTCGTACCTACAGCAGTTTCCAGACCTCAAA GTGCGTGTGGCCAAACGAAGTCGGAAACTTATCGACTACGACAGCGCTCGTCATCATGTCGAAACTCTGCAGGTGGCAGGAATAAAGAATGACCGcaagatgatgaag GCAGAAGACGAGTTGAGAAAGGCTCAGAAAGTGTTTGATGAGCTGAACGTCGGCCTGCAGGATGAACTGCCGACTCTGTGGGACAG CCGGGTGGGCTTCTACATCGGCACCTTCAAGAGTGTGACAAGTCTGGAGGCCAGATTTCACCGTGAGATCTCCCTG GTATGTAGGCAGCTGTATGAAGTGATGACCAAACTGGCGGAGCAGCACTCTGACAAAATGTTCACCATCCAAGGAGCTCCGAG CGATTCAGGACCACTGCGACTCGCCAGAACCCCATCACCACCAGAAGATGAGAGTCCACCTGAGAGTCCAGACGCCAGCTCCAATCACATGCTCCGCCCCATCTCACCTGGACCCCCACGGCCCAAATCCCCCACACAG CTTAAAAAGGGACCGCCCATACCTCCCCCACCAAAGGTCACACCCACCAAGGAGGTGGCAGAGGAGCAGATCATCGACCTGTTTGGAGGAGAATTTTTACCTGCACCATCACCTTCGCAG CCCAATGAGCGACCAGGAGAATCTCTTCTCGATCTGGACTTTGATGCGTTTCAGCCAGATGAAAGTGTTTCGCCGATACCACAG ACAGCTGTGCCTTGGGATATGTGGTCG GCAAATGCCCAAGCTGCTCAACCT GTGTCCGATGCTTTTAATGGATTTTCACAG GATGCCACTGCCCCATCATTTTTTGCTGATTTTGATAAGATG TTGACTCTTGGATCTCCAGACTCTCAGCTTGGTGAT GTTCCTCCGGCTGATGGAACCTCTCCAGGTGAAGCAGTTCCATCG GAAAAGATGCCAATTCCCTCTGTGGTGATTGAGCCTGCCTCCAGcaatgaaggtgatgatgaccGTGATGCTGACATCATCTCCCCTACCACCATCAGTGACAATGGTGTGACAGCTGAAAACCAGACCATCAAACACATGAGTCCAGCTGGTGGAGTATCCGGACTCCCTGATGACTTTCTCTATAAG GTGGAGACGATGCATGACTTTGAGGCTGCAAATTCGGATGAACTTGAACTGAAGAGAGGTGATGTGGTGTTGGTGTTTCCCACTGCTTCAGTAGAGGATCAG GATGCTGGCTGGCTCACGGGGATCAAAGAAAGTGACTGGTTAACACTTGGAGCTGGTGCTCAAAAAGGACTTTTCCCAGAAAACTTTACCCAGCGTTTGGTGTAA